A window from Corynebacterium singulare encodes these proteins:
- a CDS encoding amino acid permease translates to MTNKTVVGDNLLQFNDTRHTYTFMKGVYMTTTNNSVRAQDVNTGTSAGADDGLQRGMKSRHLQMIAFGSCIGTGLFLGSGASIQEAGPGVIAAYAIGGFIIFLIMRMLGEMAVENPVAGSFSAYAREYIGPIAGFVTGWNWWFTTIVVGMVELTAAGTIMDFWFPGIPHWLTALIALVIVTAINLVHVGAFAEAEFWLSLIKVAALILMIIVGVAIVLGLTPEPALGLSNITEHGGMFPNGASGVIFSLVAVIFSFGGIISIGTAAGEAQDPSESLPKAINNVIWRILIFYIGGIGIIVLLAPWNELDTSTSPFVRALSTLGIGAAATGLNLIVLVAAVSVFNTMTFSGARMLRDLSRGGQAPPLFDSVNAKGVPVRALLFNALLMGSAVLLNFLFEGKILIILLAIIVGAELISWSAIAIAHLKFRRRYPNAAFRAPLYPFANYLCLGFFAFVIVLMFFLPDYRTGAIVLPLWIMALGLIWVGKKRHDARKK, encoded by the coding sequence GTGACAAACAAAACTGTGGTGGGCGATAATCTCCTACAGTTCAATGACACTCGTCACACATATACGTTCATGAAGGGCGTCTACATGACCACAACCAATAATTCCGTCAGAGCACAGGACGTGAACACCGGTACCAGCGCTGGTGCAGACGACGGCCTGCAGCGCGGCATGAAATCACGCCACCTGCAGATGATCGCCTTCGGCTCCTGCATCGGCACGGGCCTCTTCCTTGGTTCCGGTGCCTCCATCCAGGAGGCCGGGCCAGGCGTTATCGCCGCCTACGCCATCGGTGGTTTCATCATCTTCCTCATCATGCGCATGCTGGGTGAGATGGCCGTGGAGAATCCCGTCGCGGGTTCCTTCAGCGCGTATGCCCGCGAGTACATCGGCCCCATCGCCGGCTTTGTCACCGGCTGGAACTGGTGGTTTACCACCATCGTCGTGGGCATGGTGGAGCTCACCGCGGCCGGCACCATTATGGACTTCTGGTTCCCCGGCATCCCGCACTGGCTCACTGCGCTCATTGCGCTTGTCATCGTCACCGCTATTAACTTGGTGCACGTTGGGGCTTTCGCCGAAGCGGAGTTTTGGCTTTCCCTCATCAAGGTGGCCGCACTGATCCTCATGATCATCGTCGGCGTCGCCATCGTCTTGGGCCTGACCCCAGAACCCGCACTGGGCCTAAGCAACATCACTGAGCACGGCGGCATGTTCCCCAACGGCGCTAGCGGCGTCATCTTCTCCCTCGTCGCGGTGATCTTCTCCTTCGGCGGCATCATCTCCATCGGCACCGCTGCCGGTGAAGCACAGGATCCTTCCGAGTCCCTGCCCAAGGCCATCAACAACGTGATCTGGCGCATCCTTATCTTCTACATCGGCGGCATCGGCATCATCGTGCTGCTGGCTCCCTGGAATGAGTTGGATACTTCCACTTCGCCTTTCGTGCGCGCGCTGAGCACCCTTGGCATTGGCGCCGCCGCCACGGGCCTGAACCTCATCGTGCTGGTGGCTGCCGTATCAGTGTTCAACACCATGACCTTCTCCGGTGCGCGCATGTTGCGGGATCTCTCCCGCGGCGGCCAGGCCCCGCCTTTATTCGATTCAGTCAACGCCAAAGGCGTGCCGGTGCGCGCTCTGCTGTTTAACGCCCTGCTCATGGGTTCGGCGGTGCTGCTCAACTTCCTCTTCGAGGGCAAGATCCTCATCATCTTGCTGGCCATCATTGTGGGGGCGGAGCTCATTTCGTGGTCCGCCATTGCTATTGCGCATCTCAAGTTCCGTCGCCGCTACCCCAACGCTGCCTTCCGCGCACCGCTGTATCCCTTTGCGAACTACCTATGCTTAGGCTTCTTTGCCTTCGTCATCGTGCTGATGTTCTTCCTGCCCGATTACCGCACCGGCGCTATTGTCTTACCCTTGTGGATTATGGCCCTGGGACTGATCTGGGTAGGCAAGAAGCGCCACGACGCACGTAAAAAATAG
- a CDS encoding MogA/MoaB family molybdenum cofactor biosynthesis protein, whose product MTRRALVIVASNRAAAGEYEDRSGPILVNFLREQDFDTPEPVVVADADMDAALATAFAEAPSVILTSGGTGISPDDQTVEALTPHLERELPGLAHAFYAHSAAIPTAALSRTVAGVTGPTFAMALPGSTGAAKDGCAVLEPVLHHIINQLEGIHEH is encoded by the coding sequence ATGACCCGTCGTGCACTCGTTATCGTTGCCTCCAACCGCGCCGCCGCCGGCGAGTACGAGGACCGTTCCGGCCCCATCTTGGTGAACTTCCTGCGTGAGCAGGACTTCGATACCCCGGAGCCTGTCGTCGTCGCAGACGCCGACATGGACGCCGCCTTGGCCACCGCCTTCGCCGAGGCCCCCTCCGTCATCCTCACTTCCGGCGGCACGGGCATCAGCCCGGATGACCAGACTGTCGAAGCACTAACCCCACACCTCGAGCGCGAGCTCCCCGGCCTGGCCCACGCCTTCTACGCGCACTCCGCCGCCATCCCCACCGCGGCACTCTCGCGTACGGTTGCCGGAGTCACCGGGCCCACTTTCGCCATGGCCCTGCCCGGCTCCACGGGCGCGGCCAAGGACGGCTGCGCGGTACTCGAACCAGTTCTTCACCACATCATCAACCAGTTGGAAGGCATTCATGAGCACTGA
- the hisC gene encoding histidinol-phosphate transaminase, translating to MIRPDLSSLPIYVPGKNSETALKLSSNEATQEPLPGALKAMEAAVAHVNRYPDMGAVEIRKALAENLGVTPEQVTTGAGSSAICQELVEITSVPGDEVIFPWRSFEAYPIFAQVVGATPVKVPLTADHRVDLDAMAAAITEKTRLIFVCNPNNPTGSIITKEEFDAFLAKVPDNIIVALDEAYIEYNRNDAIPLATDYVHTHDNVIGLRTFSKAYGLAGIRLGYAFGNEEIISALSKVAIPFSVNSVAQAGAQASLASQKELRERTDETVEQRDRLVQHFADYGVPESQANHIWFATENIAALGSPQEVAEKLAQHDVLVRAFPEGVRVTVTTAEETETLLKAWDAAFGAQN from the coding sequence ATGATTCGCCCAGATCTTTCGTCCCTGCCCATCTATGTTCCCGGCAAGAATTCCGAGACTGCCTTGAAACTCTCCTCCAACGAGGCAACTCAAGAGCCGCTGCCGGGCGCGCTCAAGGCCATGGAAGCCGCCGTGGCACACGTCAACCGCTACCCAGACATGGGCGCGGTGGAAATCCGCAAGGCCCTGGCGGAGAACCTCGGTGTCACCCCGGAGCAGGTCACCACTGGTGCTGGCTCCTCCGCCATTTGCCAAGAGCTAGTGGAAATCACCTCCGTGCCGGGCGATGAGGTCATCTTCCCTTGGCGCTCTTTCGAGGCCTACCCCATCTTCGCCCAGGTCGTGGGCGCCACCCCGGTGAAGGTGCCGCTCACCGCCGACCACCGCGTGGACCTAGACGCCATGGCTGCAGCAATCACGGAGAAGACCCGGCTGATCTTCGTGTGCAACCCGAACAACCCGACTGGCTCCATCATCACCAAGGAGGAGTTCGACGCCTTCCTGGCCAAGGTTCCGGACAACATCATCGTGGCGCTCGATGAGGCCTACATTGAATACAACCGCAATGATGCCATTCCGCTGGCCACGGACTACGTTCACACCCACGACAACGTCATTGGCCTGCGCACCTTCTCCAAGGCCTACGGCTTGGCCGGCATTCGCTTGGGTTATGCCTTTGGCAATGAGGAGATTATCTCCGCCCTGAGCAAGGTGGCCATCCCCTTCTCGGTGAACTCGGTAGCGCAGGCGGGTGCCCAGGCCTCGCTGGCCTCCCAGAAGGAGTTGCGCGAGCGCACCGATGAGACCGTGGAGCAGCGCGACCGCCTGGTGCAGCACTTCGCGGATTATGGCGTGCCGGAGTCCCAGGCCAACCACATCTGGTTTGCCACGGAGAACATCGCCGCGCTTGGGTCTCCGCAAGAGGTCGCCGAAAAGCTAGCACAGCACGATGTCCTCGTCCGCGCCTTCCCCGAGGGCGTGCGCGTCACCGTCACCACGGCGGAGGAAACCGAGACGCTGCTCAAGGCTTGGGACGCAGCCTTCGGTGCACAGAATTAG
- a CDS encoding molybdenum cofactor biosynthesis protein MoaE produces MSTDFGLLGAHISAEPITAPDIATAETGAVVVFDGIVRNHDSGRGVKLLTYTAHPSAQQEIERVAADVAAAFPAVRLWCTHRTGTLEIGESAFIVAAASAHRKDAFEAASTCADRVKAEVPIWKEQLHTDDTTTWVGLE; encoded by the coding sequence ATGAGCACTGATTTCGGCCTACTCGGCGCCCACATCAGCGCTGAGCCCATCACTGCCCCCGACATCGCCACCGCTGAAACCGGCGCCGTCGTTGTATTCGACGGCATTGTGCGCAACCACGATTCCGGCCGCGGGGTCAAACTCCTGACCTACACCGCGCATCCCAGCGCCCAGCAGGAAATCGAGCGCGTGGCCGCTGACGTCGCCGCTGCCTTTCCCGCCGTGCGCCTGTGGTGCACGCACCGGACTGGAACACTAGAAATTGGCGAATCCGCTTTCATCGTCGCCGCCGCCTCCGCACACCGCAAGGACGCCTTCGAGGCCGCCTCGACCTGCGCCGACCGCGTCAAAGCGGAAGTCCCCATCTGGAAAGAACAGCTCCACACCGATGACACCACCACGTGGGTAGGCTTGGAATGA
- a CDS encoding IS1634 family transposase, translated as MSPYIRTVKTASGATAVQVVFSERKGAKRMKHIGSAHSESELALLRAEAQRIVDGDQLAMDFGEVKHIPPATGSVSNPLPVVGQRAGYLLDCIDACFNELGLAAASGDDPVFRDLVRARIIHPGSKLDSIETLAEVGITSASYRTIQRRLPTFATESFGETLTQVLAHHAGIGPGAFILYDVTTLYFETDTPDELRKPGFSKERRVEPQILVGLLTDATGFPLHVGAFAGNSAETHTMLPMITRFQEAYQLDEVTVVADAGMFSAANKQALIDAGLHYILSVKTPTVPEVIETWRRENPGEDYTHGQIWTQASASDGRKHTTPNTVTHYQYSHDRARRSLRGIKEQVAKAKRAVDGDIAIKRNRYIDLSAPNKKVNYALAAKHRALAGIKGYETDLTALDAQEVIGHYRRLFNIEKSFRMSKSDLKARPIYARKQDSITAHLHIVMAALAVAHLMETRSGQSIKRLVRTLKKYRSFQLVIGSETIHAAVPLPPDLTATIQAITGHELPH; from the coding sequence GTGAGTCCTTATATTCGCACCGTCAAGACCGCTTCTGGGGCGACGGCGGTGCAGGTGGTGTTCTCTGAACGCAAAGGTGCGAAAAGGATGAAGCATATCGGCTCAGCACATTCAGAGTCTGAGCTTGCGCTTTTAAGAGCTGAAGCTCAACGCATCGTCGATGGTGACCAACTCGCAATGGACTTCGGCGAGGTGAAACACATCCCACCGGCAACAGGCAGCGTTTCCAACCCGCTGCCGGTAGTCGGTCAGCGTGCCGGATACTTGCTGGACTGTATTGATGCGTGTTTCAACGAGTTAGGCCTTGCTGCAGCAAGCGGTGATGATCCGGTGTTTCGCGATCTGGTGCGTGCCCGGATCATCCATCCCGGCTCAAAGCTGGATTCCATCGAGACTCTTGCCGAGGTTGGCATCACCAGCGCAAGCTACCGCACTATCCAGAGGCGTCTTCCCACCTTCGCGACCGAATCGTTTGGGGAGACACTAACCCAAGTGTTGGCCCATCATGCAGGTATCGGGCCAGGCGCATTCATCTTGTACGACGTGACCACCTTGTACTTTGAAACCGATACTCCTGATGAGCTTCGCAAACCCGGGTTTTCCAAAGAGCGCCGTGTAGAGCCACAAATCCTTGTCGGGCTGCTTACTGATGCCACCGGGTTTCCACTGCATGTTGGCGCGTTTGCTGGCAACTCGGCAGAAACCCACACGATGCTGCCGATGATCACACGGTTCCAAGAGGCCTACCAGCTCGACGAGGTCACCGTCGTTGCTGATGCAGGCATGTTTTCAGCAGCGAACAAACAAGCACTCATTGACGCAGGGCTGCACTACATTTTGTCGGTGAAAACCCCCACCGTGCCAGAGGTAATTGAAACCTGGCGGCGGGAAAACCCCGGTGAAGACTACACCCACGGCCAGATCTGGACACAAGCCTCGGCAAGCGATGGGCGCAAACACACAACCCCAAATACGGTGACGCATTACCAGTACTCCCACGACCGGGCCAGACGCAGCCTGCGCGGAATCAAAGAGCAAGTCGCAAAAGCCAAACGCGCTGTTGACGGCGATATCGCTATCAAGCGCAACCGCTATATCGATCTTTCCGCCCCGAACAAGAAGGTCAACTACGCTCTTGCTGCCAAACACCGAGCCCTAGCCGGAATTAAAGGCTATGAAACCGACCTGACCGCTCTTGACGCCCAGGAGGTTATCGGGCATTACCGCAGGCTATTCAACATTGAGAAATCGTTTCGGATGTCGAAATCAGACCTGAAAGCACGCCCAATCTACGCCAGGAAACAAGACTCGATCACAGCACATCTCCATATTGTGATGGCAGCACTAGCCGTGGCCCACCTGATGGAGACCCGCAGTGGTCAATCCATCAAGCGCCTCGTGAGAACACTCAAGAAATACCGCAGCTTTCAACTCGTCATTGGCAGCGAAACCATTCACGCCGCCGTACCACTCCCGCCCGACCTCACCGCCACCATCCAGGCAATCACCGGCCACGAACTTCCGCACTAA
- a CDS encoding alpha-keto acid decarboxylase family protein, with product MQTTIGDFIIDRLKAIGITEIIGVPGDFNLSFLEQIEAADGIRFVGACNELNAAYAADGYARQKGVGCLLTTYGVGELSALNGIAGARAEHVPLVSLAGAPPQYATEFRWNLHHSLADGDFANMLDSIAPFTEVATRVSPMNVVEEFDRALHACLREKRPVHIQIPSDITHLTVEVPDEPFSTALMPSDPERLEAAANYLLEHLAKAKDPIILIDQDTNRHGFTEKFRAIIDKAQLPYSQLSSGKAILSERHPLFIGTYNGAASAPGVQERIENSDFLVTTNPRFIEVNSGSFTHNLANARVYNFGDQHLNADGEFFVGIQTLELLDVLLNRIPEAETSPSTAGFEPEPFEPNPDAPLTQERIWPQMLSFIQEDDVVIAEAGTSNIGLGQQRMPEGVQYINSTIWGSIGFTLPCVLGSQLANPERRHVLFIGDGSFQLTAQELSTIVRQDLKPIIVLVNNDGYTIERFILGMEREYNEIQMWDYTALPKAFMQDTTMQTYTAATEGELAHALEDIAAHPERGAFLEVRLDPLDAPKGLQAFGPQTADFDFGPRGPRNA from the coding sequence ATGCAGACCACCATTGGTGATTTCATTATTGACCGACTCAAGGCCATCGGCATCACGGAGATCATCGGCGTGCCCGGTGACTTCAACTTAAGCTTCCTTGAACAAATCGAGGCTGCTGACGGCATCCGCTTCGTCGGCGCCTGCAACGAGCTCAACGCGGCGTATGCGGCAGATGGCTATGCCCGCCAGAAGGGCGTGGGCTGCCTGCTCACCACCTACGGCGTGGGCGAGCTCTCCGCCCTCAACGGCATTGCGGGGGCGCGCGCCGAGCACGTCCCGCTGGTGTCACTGGCTGGCGCGCCGCCGCAGTACGCCACGGAGTTCCGGTGGAACCTGCACCACTCGCTTGCCGACGGCGACTTTGCCAACATGCTTGACTCCATCGCACCGTTTACGGAAGTTGCCACGCGCGTTTCCCCGATGAACGTGGTCGAGGAGTTCGACCGCGCCCTGCATGCGTGCCTGCGCGAGAAGCGCCCGGTGCACATCCAGATCCCCTCCGACATCACGCACCTCACCGTCGAGGTGCCTGATGAGCCTTTCTCCACCGCTCTCATGCCCTCCGATCCGGAGCGCTTGGAAGCCGCCGCGAATTACCTGCTCGAGCACCTCGCAAAGGCCAAGGATCCCATCATCCTCATCGACCAGGACACCAACCGCCACGGTTTCACGGAGAAATTCCGCGCCATCATCGACAAGGCCCAGCTGCCCTACTCCCAGCTCTCCTCCGGCAAGGCCATCCTGTCGGAGCGCCACCCGCTGTTCATTGGCACCTACAACGGCGCCGCATCTGCCCCGGGCGTGCAGGAGCGCATTGAGAACTCCGATTTCCTGGTCACCACGAACCCGCGTTTTATCGAGGTGAACTCCGGCTCTTTCACCCACAACCTGGCGAACGCCCGCGTCTACAACTTCGGTGACCAGCACCTCAACGCCGATGGTGAGTTCTTCGTGGGCATTCAAACGCTGGAGCTTCTCGACGTCCTCCTTAACCGCATCCCGGAAGCCGAGACGTCGCCAAGCACTGCTGGCTTCGAACCCGAGCCCTTCGAACCGAACCCGGATGCCCCGCTCACCCAAGAGCGCATCTGGCCACAGATGCTGAGTTTTATTCAAGAAGATGACGTGGTCATCGCCGAAGCCGGCACCTCCAACATCGGCCTGGGTCAACAGCGCATGCCCGAAGGCGTGCAGTACATCAACTCCACCATCTGGGGCTCCATCGGTTTCACCCTGCCGTGCGTGCTCGGCTCCCAGCTAGCGAACCCGGAGCGCCGACATGTCCTCTTCATCGGTGACGGCTCCTTCCAGCTCACTGCCCAGGAACTATCCACCATCGTGCGCCAGGACCTCAAGCCCATCATTGTGCTGGTCAACAACGATGGCTACACCATTGAGCGCTTCATCCTAGGCATGGAACGCGAATACAACGAGATTCAAATGTGGGACTACACCGCCCTGCCGAAGGCCTTCATGCAGGACACGACGATGCAGACCTACACCGCTGCCACGGAGGGCGAGCTCGCCCACGCCTTGGAGGATATCGCTGCCCACCCGGAGCGCGGCGCCTTCCTCGAGGTTCGACTCGATCCTCTCGATGCCCCTAAGGGCCTGCAAGCCTTTGGCCCCCAAACCGCTGACTTCGACTTCGGGCCACGTGGCCCGCGCAACGCCTAA
- a CDS encoding MoaD/ThiS family protein gives MVDVHYFAAARAAAGRAQDTAEASTLGELLDVLRQRHTGSTEAGMSFAQVLERCTFLVDGARATEDAVLSDASRVDVLPPFAGG, from the coding sequence ATGGTTGATGTTCACTATTTTGCCGCAGCCCGCGCCGCCGCGGGGCGCGCGCAGGACACAGCGGAGGCGTCCACCTTGGGGGAGCTGCTCGACGTGTTGCGCCAGCGCCACACCGGCAGCACGGAGGCCGGCATGAGCTTTGCGCAAGTGCTGGAACGCTGCACATTCCTCGTTGATGGCGCGAGAGCTACGGAGGACGCAGTGCTTTCCGACGCCTCCCGCGTCGACGTCCTCCCGCCCTTCGCAGGGGGTTAG
- a CDS encoding molybdopterin molybdotransferase MoeA, with amino-acid sequence MRTYEEHLAAVRAALPQPRAVSTPLTSAFGRRAATTYRAEADLPPFDNSQMDGYALPTCDGGTFTVGRTIAAGNVPGELTDGSALPIMTGAKVPAGTATIVPVEHCEPPHFPEEGATVTVPAAPEQFIRRAGSDVQAGTILINEHALLDAPSIATLASQGLTEVLTFAPARILICTGGAEIGGDGEATIPDSNAPMLAALATQYGIDVAGFVRTNDDPSALRADLAEAVITHRPDVIVTSGGISHGKFEVIRQIFEEDGWFGHVAQQPGGPQGLSRLGDVPVVCFPGNPISTLVSFRLYLAPVLGRTPAPFHAHLTEPADGLNNREQFRRGTISIADGTAHASFLGGTSSHLMSQAIGATALIRIPAGSQLSAGDLVEVFPLS; translated from the coding sequence ATGCGCACTTATGAGGAGCACCTCGCCGCCGTTCGCGCGGCTCTTCCGCAGCCGCGGGCTGTCTCCACTCCGCTGACCAGCGCCTTCGGACGCCGCGCTGCGACCACCTACCGCGCGGAGGCGGACCTGCCGCCCTTTGATAACTCGCAGATGGACGGCTACGCGCTGCCCACGTGTGACGGCGGAACCTTCACCGTGGGCCGCACCATCGCGGCGGGAAACGTTCCTGGTGAGCTCACGGACGGCTCCGCCCTGCCCATTATGACCGGCGCCAAAGTTCCCGCGGGCACCGCCACCATCGTGCCCGTCGAGCACTGCGAGCCCCCGCACTTCCCGGAAGAAGGCGCTACCGTCACCGTGCCGGCAGCTCCCGAGCAGTTCATCCGGCGCGCGGGGTCCGATGTCCAGGCGGGGACCATCCTCATCAACGAGCACGCGCTTCTCGACGCCCCCTCCATCGCCACCCTCGCCTCCCAAGGTCTCACCGAGGTCCTCACCTTCGCGCCCGCCCGCATCCTCATCTGCACCGGCGGCGCTGAAATCGGTGGCGACGGCGAGGCCACCATCCCCGATTCCAATGCGCCGATGCTCGCGGCCCTGGCCACACAGTATGGCATCGACGTGGCCGGCTTCGTGCGCACGAATGACGATCCTTCTGCCCTGCGCGCGGACCTCGCCGAAGCAGTTATCACCCACCGCCCCGATGTCATCGTCACCTCCGGCGGCATCTCGCACGGAAAATTCGAGGTCATCCGCCAAATCTTCGAGGAAGACGGTTGGTTCGGCCACGTGGCGCAGCAGCCGGGTGGCCCGCAGGGCCTGTCCCGCCTTGGCGACGTCCCCGTAGTCTGCTTCCCCGGCAACCCCATCTCCACGCTGGTGAGCTTCCGCCTCTACTTGGCACCCGTCCTTGGCCGCACGCCGGCTCCTTTTCACGCGCACCTTACTGAGCCCGCGGATGGCCTTAACAACCGCGAGCAGTTCCGCCGCGGAACTATCAGCATCGCCGATGGCACAGCCCACGCCTCCTTCCTCGGCGGCACCAGCTCCCACCTGATGTCCCAGGCCATCGGCGCAACAGCCCTTATTCGTATCCCCGCCGGCTCACAGCTTTCAGCCGGCGACCTCGTGGAGGTGTTTCCGCTCTCATGA
- a CDS encoding phage holin family protein, with amino-acid sequence MKTLINFALNVIAVAVAFWAVVAIVPGIDIVPATTQNFLLIAAVFIIVNEVVTPVLRFLGAPLTCLTLGLFALVINGAVLLLVSALMDSLVIDGWGAAIIGAIVLAIVSGVVNFFTSPLRSRN; translated from the coding sequence GTGAAGACATTGATCAATTTTGCACTCAACGTCATTGCCGTCGCGGTGGCCTTCTGGGCCGTGGTGGCGATTGTCCCCGGAATCGATATCGTTCCCGCGACCACCCAGAATTTTCTGCTCATCGCGGCGGTCTTCATCATCGTCAACGAGGTGGTCACACCAGTCCTCCGCTTCCTCGGCGCCCCGCTGACCTGCCTGACGCTGGGCCTCTTCGCGCTCGTCATCAACGGTGCGGTCCTGCTGCTTGTCAGCGCGCTGATGGATTCACTCGTCATCGACGGCTGGGGCGCCGCCATCATCGGCGCGATTGTCCTCGCGATCGTATCCGGCGTGGTGAACTTCTTCACCAGTCCCTTGCGGAGCCGAAACTAA